The Oxobacter pfennigii nucleotide sequence CAGTATATAAGTCAGGAGGAGAAAAGCTGATGAGTATGGTAAATTCGTTTGTAGATTTTGTATTTTCGAGAAGCAGTCAGATTTTGGATTTGATTGTAGAGCATATAGGATTGACCTCAATTGCGGTGATTATAGCAATAATTATCGGAATTCCGTTAGGTATACTGATAACCAGAGTAAATAAATTATCGGTCCCAATTCTGGGCTTTGCAAATCTAATACAGGCAGTTCCCAGCCTGGCTTTATTAGGATTTTTGATTCCTGTTTTCGGTATAGGAAGCAAGCCTGCCATTACTATGGTTTTTCTGTATTCGCTGCTTCCAATAGTAAAGAACACTTATACCGGGCTTATAAATATTAATCCTGATATAATAGAAGCTTCAAGAGGTATGGGAATGACGAAGGGACAAATACTCAGGATGGTTCAGATTCCTCTTGCGCTTCCGATAATTATGACCGGCATAAGGATATCAGCAGTCACTGCCGTGGGGCTTATGACCATAGCAGCCTTTATCGGCGCAGGGGGACTTGGATATATGGTGTTCTCGGGAGTACAGACGGTTAATAATAATATGGTTTTAGCCGGTGCTATTCCTGCATGTTTATTAGCTCTGACAATTGACTTTATTGTGGGGAAGATTGAAAAAGGTGTGACACCTCCGGGAATAAGGAAGGCAGACGGCACAATTAAACTTCAAAAGAGGAAAAAGAAAAGCTTTGGTTTAGTGAAAAAGGCTATAGCTTTATGTTTGGCGGCTGTTTTAGTTGCTACGGGTGTTCTATTTTTCACAAGGGAAAATGATAAAATTGTAATTGGCTCTAAAAATTTTAATGAGCAGCTTATACTTGGTAATATGCTTGCTACGTTAATAGAGAAGAATACAGATATCAAGGTTGATAGAAAATTAAATCTGGGCGGCACAAGTATAGCCTTTAATGCCTTAAAGGCAGGAGAATTGGATATATATGTAGAATACACCGGAACGGCTCTGGTTGATATAATGGGGCAGCCTCCAATTAATGACTCGGATAAAGTATATGATATGGCAAGCGACTATTTTAATAAAAATTATAATATAACATGGCTTATGCCCCTTGGATTTAACAATACTTATACTCTGGCGGTAAGAAAAGATACTGCTCAGAAGTATAATCTGAAATCGTTTTCAGACCTGGCTAAAATATCTGACCAGCTTGTATTAGGTTGTACGATTGAGTTCAGTAATAGAGAAGACGGATATTTAGGATTAAAGAAGAATTATAATATGAATTTTAAAGATATCAGTACTGTCGACGGAGGTTTACGATACACATCGTTAAATAGTAATAATACAGATGTGATTGATGCATTTTCAACCGATGGCCTGATAAAGGCTTTTGATCTTAAAGTCTTAAAAGATGACAAGAATTTCTTTCCTCCGTACCATGCGGCACCTATTATAAGCAATAAGACACTGGAGAAGAACCCAGAGCTTAAGGATTTAATAAATAAGCTTGCCGGAAAGCTTGATGATGAGAAAATGAGGGAGTTAAATTACAAGGTAGATAAGTTAAATGAGGATCCTGCTAAAGTAGCGGAAGACTATCTGCGGGAAAATGGACTTATCAACTAAAAGTATGAAATAATATTATCCGGAGGATGAGCGGGAGGACATCCCGCCTAGGGAGGCGGTGGTGTATGAGGATCAAATCCTTGCCGCCATAGCAAAGGAGAACCGGCACTTTGAAAATGACCTAGGTCTTGCCGAGTACATTCACGACGAAGCTCTCAAAGAAAAGGTGTACAGTTTGTACACGACAGCAGAGGCTGTAGATGGCGAGTTGTGGGGGCCTAATATACCTTCTCATTGTCAGGAGACTTTCGCGGCATAAACGCTACATGGTTTTTCTGACCGGACAGGTGGCTCACGCACACCGGAACTGCGGCTCCGCCGCTCAAGAATAATTAAAGACGCCATAAGAGTGATTTCAGGCAAGGATAAGAGGCAGGAAGCGCTTTTAGAAGCTGTGAAGGCAAGGCTCAAGAAAGTGAACTTCTGGTGCCGGACACTTATCTTGAAAAATGGGAATAATAATTAAAGAATCAAGATTGCTGTGATAGGGGTGATTGTATGGATATTCAAATATTAGTTGTTGAAGATGAATATGTTCCCTCTCCGGTCCCGCGGCGTGATGAGATCGGGCAGCTTGCAGGAGATGTTTATAAAATGTATAAAAAACTGAAGCTGACGATAGGGCAGCTTGAAAAGGAAATAGAATACGAAAAGGAAATGGAAGAAAATCAGAGGTACTCCTTCTCAGCAGCCTCTCATGAACTGAAAACACCCATTGCAGCAACTTCCCGTGGCCGAGCGGCCATGCGGTTCATTTAAAAGCTGTTCATATGCCAAACTTTTAATAACACATTGGTAATTGTTTAAAAATCGACTAAACAAAAAACCATGTCCGAAAATAGCCAGCTATTTTCGAAAAACATGATATGATTAAGTTGAGAACAAATAAGGAGGTAAAGGCAATGCTGGAAAACAAAAGCGGACTATATGCGGCATTTATGGCGAAAGATACGCGCTTTGACGGACGTTTCTTCGTAGGTATATCGTCTACGGGAATATATTGTCGTCCAGTGTGCCGGGCAAAGCAGCCCAAAGCTGAAAACTGTACTTTTTATCATACGGCAGCAGAAGCCGAACAAGCCGGATACCGCCCATGCCTTTTGTGCAGACCGGAACTTGCCCCTGGTTCTTCTATAGCTGATGCTACCGCTAATTTGGTTTACCGGGCAGCAAGAATGTTGGAAGAAAACTGCGGGAGTGGACAAAGTTTAGGCGAGATTTCCGAAAGGCTTGGTTGCACTGACAGACATTTACGGCGTGTTTTTACAGCGGAATACAATGTATCGCCGGTGCAATACCTGCAAACATGCAGATTGCTTCTTGCTAAGAATTTGCTTACAGATACTGACTTGCCGGTACTTGAAGTTGCAATGGCTGCTGGTTTTGGAAGTCTGCGTCGATTTAACGATCTTTTCAAAAAGCATTATTATCTTTCTCCCACAGCTTTGCGGAAACGTACTTTGGAGGAAAAAAAGCATAATAGTGATGTGACTTTGGCGTTAGGCTATCGCCCGCCTTATCCTTGGGAAGAAATGCTCCGCTTCCTTGCCGGACGTGTAATTCCAGGGATTGATATAGTAAAAGATAACACATATATGCGAACTGTACATTCAGTAACCGCAGAGGGAAAGCATGTGTATGGATGGGTGCGGGTAGGCCACAGACCGCAAAAGAATGCTTTGACCGTAACAGTGAGCGAAACCTTGCTGCCTGTATTGCCACAAGTATTAGCACGGGTAAGACACCTGTTTGACTTGTATTGTGACCCGGATGCAGTGTATGAAACGCTCCGGGTAATGAACGACATACGTCCCGGCCTTTGTGTTTTGGGTACTCGTTTGCCGGGTTGCTTTAACGCTTTTGAGATGGCGGTGCGAGCAGTGCTTGGGCAGCAAATCACCGTTAAGGCGGCAAGCACATTGGCCGCAAGAATTGTTGATACTTACGGTATGCCGATTCAAACAGGGATTGAGGGCTTAACCCGTGTTTTCCCTTCACCCGAAGATATATTGGCTTTAGACGGCCCTATTGAAAATCATTTTGGCCCGTTAGGTGTTATTGCAGCACGTTCAAGAACGATTTATGAACTGGCAAGGGCAATTGTGCAAGGGGAAATTAATTTTGATCTCCCGGTCCAACCGGAAGAAGAAATAAAAAAGCTGATGACAATTCGAGGCATTGGTAGTTGGACGGCACAGTACGTCGCCATGCGGGCTATGGAATGGCCGGATGCTTTTCTTGAAACGGACGTTGGTGTAAAAAAGGCACTCCAGCCTTTCACATCAAAAGAGCTGCTGGAAATGTCGGAAGCGTGGCGGCCGTGGCGCAGTTACGCTACAACCAATCTTTGGAATACGCTATAAACAGAAAGAGCGTAAGGAGGGTTCAAATGTATTATTCAACA carries:
- a CDS encoding glycine betaine ABC transporter substrate-binding protein, with the translated sequence MSMVNSFVDFVFSRSSQILDLIVEHIGLTSIAVIIAIIIGIPLGILITRVNKLSVPILGFANLIQAVPSLALLGFLIPVFGIGSKPAITMVFLYSLLPIVKNTYTGLININPDIIEASRGMGMTKGQILRMVQIPLALPIIMTGIRISAVTAVGLMTIAAFIGAGGLGYMVFSGVQTVNNNMVLAGAIPACLLALTIDFIVGKIEKGVTPPGIRKADGTIKLQKRKKKSFGLVKKAIALCLAAVLVATGVLFFTRENDKIVIGSKNFNEQLILGNMLATLIEKNTDIKVDRKLNLGGTSIAFNALKAGELDIYVEYTGTALVDIMGQPPINDSDKVYDMASDYFNKNYNITWLMPLGFNNTYTLAVRKDTAQKYNLKSFSDLAKISDQLVLGCTIEFSNREDGYLGLKKNYNMNFKDISTVDGGLRYTSLNSNNTDVIDAFSTDGLIKAFDLKVLKDDKNFFPPYHAAPIISNKTLEKNPELKDLINKLAGKLDDEKMRELNYKVDKLNEDPAKVAEDYLRENGLIN
- a CDS encoding AlkA N-terminal domain-containing protein, producing the protein MLENKSGLYAAFMAKDTRFDGRFFVGISSTGIYCRPVCRAKQPKAENCTFYHTAAEAEQAGYRPCLLCRPELAPGSSIADATANLVYRAARMLEENCGSGQSLGEISERLGCTDRHLRRVFTAEYNVSPVQYLQTCRLLLAKNLLTDTDLPVLEVAMAAGFGSLRRFNDLFKKHYYLSPTALRKRTLEEKKHNSDVTLALGYRPPYPWEEMLRFLAGRVIPGIDIVKDNTYMRTVHSVTAEGKHVYGWVRVGHRPQKNALTVTVSETLLPVLPQVLARVRHLFDLYCDPDAVYETLRVMNDIRPGLCVLGTRLPGCFNAFEMAVRAVLGQQITVKAASTLAARIVDTYGMPIQTGIEGLTRVFPSPEDILALDGPIENHFGPLGVIAARSRTIYELARAIVQGEINFDLPVQPEEEIKKLMTIRGIGSWTAQYVAMRAMEWPDAFLETDVGVKKALQPFTSKELLEMSEAWRPWRSYATTNLWNTL